A single genomic interval of Eurosta solidaginis isolate ZX-2024a chromosome 3, ASM4086904v1, whole genome shotgun sequence harbors:
- the l(2)k10201 gene encoding protein lethal(2)k10201, which produces MLAVSELINILNTVPVGYKSPDEDFFVAANEAFIPKFKKLGVITTDDELQDETTLKSTEYFCNVPGCQLIFQDATAYQTHFNNLHRYLCFICRRSLPTAHLLDLHVSERHDSYFATLVERGKAMYACLLEECKQTMLTQEQRKDHCISVHKFPSNYRFEQLCGKANNKKNERNTRESETANPLDSMAISEITSNPFASKTFSFGHPKEKTFKVKTKSRIKHSFNDMVSLNKALEEI; this is translated from the coding sequence ATGTTGGCTGTTTCGGAATTAATAAACATACTAAATACTGTTCCAGTTGGTTATAAATCACCTGATGAAGATTTCTTTGTTGCAGCGAATGAAGCATTCATTCCAAAATTCAAAAAGCTTGGCGTAATTACTACTGACGATGAGTTGCAAGATGAAACCACGCTGAAGTCTACGGAATATTTCTGTAATGTACCCGGCTGCCAGCTTATCTTCCAAGATGCCACTGCATACCAAACACATTTCAATAATTTGCATCGATATTTGTGTTTCATTTGTCGGCGGTCATTGCCCACTGCGCATTTGCTCGATTTGCATGTTTCCGAGCGTCACGATTCTTATTTTGCAACTCTCGTAGAACGCGGTAAGGCGATGTACGCATGTTTGCTAGAGGAATGCAAACAAACGATGTTAACTCAGGAGCAACGAAAGGACCATTGCATTAGCGTGCAcaaatttcctagtaattatAGGTTTGAGCAATTATGTGGAAAAGCAAATAACAAAAAGAATGAACGAAATACGAGAGAAAGCGAGACTGCTAACCCACTGGATTCAATGGCCATTTCCGAGATTACCTCAAATCCGTTTgcttcgaaaacgttttcgttTGGACATCCAAAGGAAAAAACATTCAAAGTCAAAACAAAATCAAGAATTAAACACTCCTTTAACGATATGGTTAGCTTGAATAAAGCTTTAGaagaaatttaa